In the genome of Chitinivibrionia bacterium, the window TCTTGAGGTTTTGAGCGATTTCTATTTTTTCTTTGGCTTCGCCTTCCATTCTTCCTTTGGCTTCGCCTTCAATTCTTCCCTCATCTTTCGCGGACTCAATCTCACTATCTTTCACCCTTTCAAATTTCAGATAATGCTCGTATCTTTCCCGCTCTGCTTTCGTCATTTTTGCTTTATCTAACTTTTTCCCCGCCGCTTGAATTCCCGCCGCAGAAAAATTACTTTTCACAACTGATGTCTTCAGAGTATAAATCCATTCATCAAACTTGTTTTTTATGTTTTCATCAAATTTTTCGGGATATAAAATATAATACTCGGGAAACAATTTCCCCGCGCTTTGCTCTCCGTCTTGCAAGTGCTTCGGTAAAAATTTCATTTCATTTTCCGAAAGCAAAAGTGTTTCGTTGTTGTG includes:
- a CDS encoding Rpn family recombination-promoting nuclease/putative transposase, coding for GTSRAVTQQLSEGKKYGDIKKVYSIDVVYFNLGKGTDYVYHGTTTFKGIHNNETLLLSENEMKFLPKHLQDGEQSAGKLFPEYYILYPEKFDENIKNKFDEWIYTLKTSVVKSNFSAAGIQAAGKKLDKAKMTKAERERYEHYLKFERVKDSEIESAKDEGRIEGEAKGRMEGEAKEKIEIAQNLKKMGLSTEQIAQATGLTEAEIKAF